The Bacillus vallismortis genome window below encodes:
- a CDS encoding ABC transporter permease gives MVTYIIRRTLSSIPILLGITILSFVIMKAAPGDPMTLMMDPTISQADRAQFIEKYGLNDPEYVQYLKWLGNMVQGDFGTSIIRKGTPVSELILARLPNTLLLMLVSTILALIISIPFGVISAKKPYSKLDYGITFTSFIGLAIPNFWFGLILIMVFAVNLGWFPTGGVATLNADFSYVDRIHHLLLPAFVLATADMAGLTRYTRSNMIDVLNQDYIRTARSKGFKENRVLFKHGLRNALLPVITIFGLMIPSFIGGAVVVEQIFTWPGLGKLFVDSAFQRDYPVIMAMTVISAVLVVVGNLIADILYAIVDPRIEY, from the coding sequence ATGGTTACATATATCATTCGAAGAACGCTATCTTCGATTCCTATTTTATTGGGAATTACAATTTTGTCTTTCGTTATTATGAAAGCCGCTCCAGGAGACCCGATGACGCTTATGATGGACCCGACGATCAGCCAGGCAGACAGGGCGCAGTTTATTGAAAAATACGGCCTCAACGATCCTGAGTACGTTCAATATTTAAAATGGCTCGGCAATATGGTTCAAGGGGATTTCGGCACGTCCATCATCAGAAAAGGGACGCCTGTTTCAGAACTGATTTTAGCACGGCTGCCCAACACACTCCTCTTGATGCTGGTGTCAACGATATTGGCGCTGATCATTTCCATCCCATTCGGAGTCATTTCTGCAAAAAAACCTTATTCGAAGCTGGACTACGGTATTACGTTTACTTCATTTATCGGTTTGGCGATCCCGAATTTTTGGTTCGGACTGATTTTAATTATGGTGTTTGCCGTGAATCTCGGCTGGTTCCCGACCGGGGGAGTTGCAACGCTTAATGCGGATTTTAGTTATGTAGACCGGATTCATCATTTGCTTTTACCCGCTTTTGTGCTGGCGACAGCTGATATGGCAGGCTTAACGAGGTATACAAGATCCAATATGATCGATGTTTTAAACCAAGACTATATCCGGACTGCCAGATCAAAAGGTTTCAAAGAGAATCGAGTATTGTTTAAGCATGGCTTGCGGAATGCGCTATTGCCTGTTATTACGATCTTCGGTTTAATGATTCCCTCCTTTATCGGCGGAGCGGTTGTCGTAGAGCAGATTTTCACTTGGCCGGGGCTAGGAAAGCTGTTTGTCGATTCGGCATTCCAGCGCGATTATCCGGTTATCATGGCAATGACTGTGATCTCGGCGGTTCTTGTCGTTGTCGGAAACCTCATTGCAGACATCCTTTACGCGATTGTTGATCCGCGGATCGAATATTAA
- the oppD gene encoding oligopeptide ABC transporter ATP-binding protein OppD, whose product MIRVTRLLEVKDLAISFKTYGGEVQAIRGVNFHLNKGETLAIVGESGSGKSVTSQAIMKLIPMPPGYFKRGEILFDGKDLVPLSEKEMQNVRGKDIGMIFQDPMTSLNPTMKVGKQITEVLFKHDKISKEAAKKRAIELLELVGIPMPEKRVNQFPHEFSGGMRQRVVIAMALAANPKLLIADEPTTALDVTIQAQILELMKDLQEKIDTSIIFITHDLGVVANVADRVAVMYAGQIVETGTVDEIFYDPRHPYTWGLLASMPTLDSSGEEQLTAIPGTPPDLTNPPKGDAFALRSSYAMKIDFEQEPPMFKVSDTHYVKSWLLHPDAPKVEPPEAVKAKMRKLANTYEKPVLVREGE is encoded by the coding sequence GTGATACGGGTGACACGCCTATTAGAAGTAAAAGATTTAGCGATTTCATTTAAAACATATGGCGGAGAGGTTCAGGCGATCCGCGGGGTGAATTTCCATCTGAATAAGGGAGAGACACTGGCTATCGTCGGAGAATCAGGTTCCGGAAAAAGTGTGACCTCTCAAGCGATCATGAAGCTGATTCCAATGCCTCCGGGTTATTTTAAGCGCGGTGAGATCTTGTTTGACGGAAAGGATCTGGTGCCGCTTTCCGAAAAAGAGATGCAGAATGTCCGTGGAAAAGATATCGGGATGATATTCCAGGATCCGATGACCTCTTTAAATCCGACGATGAAAGTTGGCAAACAAATTACCGAAGTGCTGTTTAAACACGATAAGATTTCCAAGGAAGCGGCGAAAAAACGCGCAATCGAACTGCTGGAGTTAGTCGGTATCCCGATGCCGGAAAAACGGGTCAATCAATTTCCGCACGAATTTTCAGGCGGAATGAGACAGCGGGTTGTCATTGCCATGGCCCTTGCGGCGAATCCGAAGCTTCTGATCGCCGATGAGCCGACAACCGCTCTTGATGTAACGATACAAGCGCAAATTCTCGAATTGATGAAGGATTTGCAAGAGAAAATTGACACATCCATCATCTTTATCACACACGATCTTGGTGTTGTGGCCAACGTTGCTGACCGGGTCGCTGTCATGTATGCGGGACAGATTGTAGAAACCGGTACGGTCGACGAGATTTTCTACGATCCGAGACATCCGTATACGTGGGGGCTTCTTGCATCTATGCCAACACTGGATAGTTCAGGAGAAGAACAGCTGACTGCAATCCCGGGCACGCCGCCTGATTTAACAAACCCTCCAAAAGGAGATGCTTTTGCGCTGCGGAGCTCTTACGCGATGAAAATCGATTTTGAACAGGAGCCGCCAATGTTTAAGGTGTCCGATACTCATTATGTCAAATCTTGGCTGCTTCATCCCGACGCGCCAAAGGTAGAGCCGCCTGAAGCGGTAAAAGCGAAAATGCGTAAGCTGGCAAATACGTATGAAAAACCTGTCTTAGTGAGAGAAGGTGAATAA
- the oppC gene encoding oligopeptide ABC transporter permease OppC yields the protein MQNIPKNLFEPAAANAGDAEKISKKSLSLWKDAMLRFRSNKLAMVGLIIIVLIILMAIFAPLFSKYDYSTTNLLNADKPPSKDHWFGTDDLGRDIFVRTWVGARISIFIGVAAAVLDLLIGVIWGSISGFRGGRTDEIMMRIADILWAVPSLLMVILLMVVLPKGLLTIIIAMTITGWINMARIVRGQVLQLKNQEYVLASQTLGAKTSRLLFKHIVPNAMGSILVTMTLTVPTAIFTEAFLSYLGLGVPAPLASWGTMASDGLPALTYYPWRLFFPAGFICITMFGFNVVGDGLRDALDPKLRK from the coding sequence ATGCAAAACATTCCGAAAAACCTGTTTGAACCAGCCGCAGCGAATGCCGGCGATGCAGAAAAAATCAGTAAAAAGAGCCTTTCCCTCTGGAAAGATGCGATGCTTCGCTTCCGCAGCAATAAGCTTGCAATGGTCGGGCTTATCATTATTGTTCTCATTATCCTTATGGCGATTTTTGCGCCGCTGTTCTCAAAGTATGATTATTCGACTACTAATCTCTTAAATGCGGATAAGCCGCCTTCAAAAGACCATTGGTTCGGAACAGATGACCTTGGACGGGACATTTTCGTCCGTACATGGGTAGGTGCGCGAATCTCGATCTTTATCGGTGTAGCGGCCGCTGTTCTTGATTTGCTGATCGGCGTGATTTGGGGAAGCATTTCAGGCTTCCGCGGAGGCAGAACGGATGAAATTATGATGCGTATCGCCGATATCCTTTGGGCAGTTCCTTCATTATTAATGGTCATCTTACTGATGGTTGTTCTGCCGAAAGGGCTGTTAACCATTATTATTGCCATGACCATTACGGGCTGGATTAATATGGCCAGAATCGTACGCGGTCAAGTGCTCCAGCTGAAAAATCAGGAGTATGTGCTTGCTTCACAGACACTCGGCGCAAAAACATCCCGTCTGCTGTTTAAACATATCGTGCCAAACGCGATGGGTTCCATTTTGGTTACGATGACATTGACAGTTCCGACTGCGATTTTTACAGAAGCCTTTTTAAGCTATTTGGGACTTGGTGTTCCGGCTCCGCTGGCAAGCTGGGGAACGATGGCTTCTGACGGATTGCCTGCATTGACCTATTATCCGTGGCGTTTATTCTTCCCTGCCGGTTTCATCTGCATTACGATGTTTGGCTTTAACGTGGTCGGCGACGGATTAAGAGACGCATTGGATCCTAAGTTACGTAAATAA
- the oppB gene encoding oligopeptide ABC transporter permease OppB produces the protein MLKYIGRRLVYMIITLFVIVTVTFFLMQAAPGGPFSGEKKLPPEIEANLNAHYGLDKPLFVQYASYLKSVAMWDFGPSFKYKGQSVNDLISSGFPVSFTLGAEAILLALAFGVLFGVIAALYHNKWQDYTVAILTIFGISVPSFIMAAVLQYVFSMKLDLFPVAGWESWAYTFLPSIALASMPMAFIARLSRSSMIEVLNSDYIRTAKAKGLSRPAVTVRHAIRNALLPVVTYMGPMAAQVLTGSFIIETIFGIPGLGSHFVNSITNRDYTVIMGVTVFFSVILLLCVLIVDVLYGIIDPRIKLSKAKKGA, from the coding sequence TTGCTAAAATATATCGGAAGACGCTTAGTCTATATGATTATCACATTATTTGTGATTGTAACTGTGACATTCTTCTTAATGCAGGCAGCACCGGGCGGGCCATTTTCAGGTGAGAAAAAGCTTCCGCCTGAAATTGAAGCAAACTTAAATGCGCATTACGGTTTGGACAAGCCGCTGTTTGTACAATACGCCAGTTATTTGAAATCAGTTGCAATGTGGGATTTCGGACCGTCATTTAAATATAAAGGTCAGAGTGTTAACGACCTGATCAGTTCAGGTTTCCCCGTTTCATTCACTCTCGGAGCAGAGGCTATTCTCCTCGCTTTAGCGTTTGGTGTATTGTTTGGGGTCATAGCAGCTCTTTACCATAATAAGTGGCAGGATTATACCGTCGCGATTTTAACGATATTCGGTATCTCAGTTCCGAGCTTTATCATGGCGGCTGTTCTGCAATATGTGTTCTCCATGAAGCTTGATCTGTTTCCTGTTGCGGGCTGGGAGTCCTGGGCATACACCTTTTTGCCTTCAATCGCACTTGCTTCCATGCCGATGGCGTTTATTGCCAGACTTTCCCGTTCAAGCATGATTGAAGTGTTAAACAGTGATTATATTCGCACAGCGAAAGCAAAAGGGCTGTCCCGTCCAGCAGTTACAGTGCGGCACGCCATCCGAAACGCGCTTTTGCCAGTCGTTACATACATGGGCCCGATGGCCGCGCAGGTCTTAACGGGGAGCTTTATTATTGAAACGATTTTTGGGATCCCAGGGCTGGGGTCACACTTCGTAAACAGTATTACAAACCGCGATTATACAGTCATTATGGGTGTAACGGTATTCTTCAGTGTCATCTTGCTATTGTGTGTATTAATTGTGGATGTGCTATACGGCATTATTGATCCAAGAATCAAGCTTTCCAAAGCAAAGAAAGGAGCCTAG
- a CDS encoding YjbA family protein: MLFLHDVWVNWFEGEENGYNVCHFHEWRKEDTVELLDQVPLLRVPSVLFHYIENDLSELPKDLLEDIHQKSYIRKNHERTKLEYCFVVTDGIGILAVDTIGYTIPVRKSRLIPRQEQLVYEMVKDVEPETYEFEPKKLESSKEYHILSLAPEHVRGLTRKERQIKQLMFMALDQLKGLENRAEIGYWYTEWNPHMYEQIKRMSFEEIWDMLYNETIEGWSDKHLAFCENLIKGQPFFEKLWEMENESKVN; this comes from the coding sequence ATGTTATTTCTTCATGATGTGTGGGTCAATTGGTTTGAAGGGGAAGAAAATGGCTACAATGTTTGCCACTTTCACGAATGGCGCAAGGAAGATACGGTTGAGCTTTTGGATCAGGTGCCGCTGTTAAGGGTGCCGTCGGTACTGTTTCATTACATAGAAAACGATTTATCTGAGCTTCCTAAAGATTTACTTGAAGATATACATCAGAAATCGTACATTCGGAAAAATCATGAGCGGACAAAGCTTGAGTATTGTTTTGTCGTAACAGACGGAATCGGCATTTTGGCTGTTGACACAATCGGCTACACGATCCCTGTCAGAAAAAGCCGTCTGATCCCAAGGCAGGAGCAGCTCGTTTATGAAATGGTAAAAGATGTAGAGCCTGAAACATATGAATTTGAGCCAAAGAAGCTCGAATCCTCCAAAGAATATCATATTTTATCATTAGCACCAGAGCACGTCAGAGGGCTGACAAGAAAAGAACGGCAAATCAAGCAGTTGATGTTTATGGCGCTGGACCAATTAAAAGGGCTGGAAAACCGCGCTGAAATCGGCTACTGGTACACAGAATGGAACCCGCATATGTATGAACAAATCAAACGGATGAGCTTTGAAGAGATTTGGGACATGCTGTATAACGAAACAATTGAAGGCTGGTCGGACAAGCATTTAGCTTTTTGCGAAAACCTGATAAAAGGACAGCCTTTTTTCGAAAAGCTATGGGAAATGGAAAACGAATCAAAGGTAAACTGA
- a CDS encoding peptide-binding protein translates to MKRRKTALMMLSVLMVLAIFLSACSGSKSSNSSEKKSNGKPQQGGDLVVGSIGAPTLFNSLYSTDESSTDIEQMIYSFLTKTDENLNVKMSLAESVKELDGGLKYDVKIKKGVKFHDGEELTADDVVFTYNIPLNKDYKGERGSNFEMLKSVEKKGDYEVLFTLKYKDPNFYNNTLDSYGILPEHILKDVPVAELEDNDFNRKNPIGSGPFKFKEWKDGQYVKLVANDDYYDGRPYLDSVTYKIIPDANAAVAQLQAGDIDFFNVPSTDYKTAESFNNVKVVTDLALSYAYIGWNEKNELFKDKKVRQALTTALDRETMVQTVLDGDGEVAYIPESPASWNYPKDVEVPKFEYNVKKAKKLLKEAGWEDTDGDGFLDKDGKKFEFTLKTNQGNKVREDIAVVVQEQLKKVGIKVTPQIVEWSALVEQTSAPNWDYDAMVLGWSLSTFPDHYDIFHSSQSKNGLNNMWYKNPEVDKLLKDAKSISDRKEYSKAYEKIYQKLAEDQPYTFLYYPNNHMAMPANLEGYVYHPKRELYQIEKWWLAQ, encoded by the coding sequence GTATTGATGGTTCTGGCCATCTTTTTATCGGCCTGCTCGGGATCAAAATCGAGCAACAGCAGTGAGAAAAAATCAAACGGAAAACCGCAGCAAGGCGGGGATTTGGTTGTTGGTTCAATCGGAGCGCCAACACTTTTCAACTCACTATATTCAACTGATGAATCGAGCACAGATATTGAACAAATGATTTACAGCTTTTTAACAAAAACAGATGAAAACTTAAATGTCAAAATGTCACTGGCCGAAAGTGTGAAAGAGCTGGATGGCGGACTGAAATATGATGTGAAAATCAAAAAAGGTGTTAAGTTCCATGACGGAGAAGAGCTTACTGCCGATGATGTGGTCTTTACGTACAACATTCCATTGAACAAGGATTACAAAGGAGAGCGCGGCTCGAACTTTGAAATGCTGAAATCGGTAGAGAAAAAGGGAGATTACGAGGTTTTATTTACACTGAAGTACAAAGACCCTAACTTCTATAACAACACGTTAGACAGTTACGGAATTCTGCCGGAGCACATTTTAAAAGATGTACCGGTTGCAGAGCTTGAGGATAATGATTTTAATAGAAAAAATCCAATCGGCTCGGGTCCTTTCAAATTTAAGGAATGGAAAGACGGGCAATACGTCAAGCTTGTTGCTAATGATGACTACTATGACGGCCGTCCGTATTTAGACAGTGTCACGTATAAAATCATTCCTGACGCCAATGCTGCGGTTGCCCAGCTTCAAGCGGGAGATATCGATTTCTTTAACGTGCCTTCAACGGACTATAAGACAGCGGAATCGTTTAATAATGTCAAAGTCGTTACAGATTTGGCGCTGAGCTACGCGTATATCGGCTGGAATGAGAAAAACGAGCTGTTTAAAGACAAAAAAGTTCGCCAGGCGCTTACGACAGCTTTAGACCGTGAAACAATGGTGCAAACCGTATTGGATGGGGACGGTGAGGTCGCTTACATTCCTGAAAGCCCTGCTTCATGGAATTACCCGAAAGATGTAGAGGTTCCTAAATTTGAATACAATGTGAAAAAAGCGAAGAAGTTGCTGAAAGAAGCCGGCTGGGAAGATACTGACGGTGACGGTTTCTTAGATAAAGACGGTAAAAAATTCGAGTTTACACTGAAAACGAACCAAGGGAACAAAGTCCGTGAAGACATTGCAGTTGTTGTCCAAGAACAGCTGAAGAAAGTCGGTATTAAAGTAACGCCGCAAATCGTGGAATGGAGCGCGTTAGTCGAACAGACAAGTGCCCCTAACTGGGACTATGACGCAATGGTTTTAGGGTGGAGTTTGTCCACGTTCCCGGATCATTACGATATCTTCCATTCAAGCCAGTCTAAAAACGGCTTGAATAATATGTGGTACAAAAACCCTGAAGTTGATAAGCTTCTCAAAGATGCAAAATCAATCAGTGACCGTAAGGAATATTCTAAAGCCTATGAAAAAATTTATCAAAAGCTTGCTGAAGACCAGCCGTACACCTTCCTTTATTATCCGAACAACCATATGGCGATGCCGGCTAATTTAGAGGGTTATGTGTATCATCCGAAACGCGAGCTGTACCAAATTGAAAAATGGTGGCTTGCCCAATAA
- the trpS gene encoding tryptophan--tRNA ligase, producing the protein MKQTIFSGIQPSGSVTLGNYIGAMKQFVELQNDYNSYFCIVDQHAITVPQDRIQLRKNIRSLAALYLAVGLDPEKATLFIQSEVPAHAQAGWMMQCVAYIGELERMTQFKDKSKGNEAVVSGLLTYPPLMAADILLYGTDLVPVGEDQKQHLELTRNLAERFNKKYNDIFTVPEVKIPKVGARIMSLNDPLKKMSKSDPNQKSYITLLDEPKLLEKKIKSAVTDSEGIVTFDKENKPGVSNLLTIYSILGNTTIQELEAKYEGKGYGEFKGDLAEVVVNALKPIQDRYHELIESDELDRILDEGAERANQTANKMLKKMENAMGLGRKRR; encoded by the coding sequence ATGAAACAAACGATTTTTTCAGGTATTCAGCCAAGCGGATCTGTTACGCTCGGCAACTATATCGGTGCAATGAAGCAATTTGTCGAACTGCAAAATGATTATAACAGCTATTTTTGCATCGTGGATCAGCATGCGATCACTGTGCCTCAAGACCGGATTCAGCTCAGAAAGAATATCCGCAGTCTGGCGGCGCTATACTTAGCTGTCGGGCTTGATCCAGAAAAAGCAACATTGTTTATTCAATCAGAGGTTCCCGCGCATGCGCAGGCCGGATGGATGATGCAGTGTGTCGCGTATATCGGCGAGCTTGAACGGATGACTCAATTTAAAGACAAGTCCAAAGGCAATGAAGCTGTCGTCTCCGGCCTGCTAACGTACCCGCCGCTGATGGCCGCTGATATTCTGCTGTATGGAACGGATCTTGTGCCTGTCGGCGAGGATCAAAAGCAGCACCTTGAGCTGACGCGGAATCTCGCAGAACGCTTCAACAAAAAATATAACGACATCTTTACGGTTCCGGAAGTGAAAATTCCAAAAGTCGGCGCACGCATCATGTCTCTTAATGATCCGCTGAAGAAAATGAGCAAATCCGATCCGAACCAGAAATCTTATATTACCTTGCTGGATGAACCAAAGCTTCTTGAAAAGAAAATCAAAAGCGCTGTGACAGATTCTGAGGGCATTGTGACATTTGATAAGGAAAACAAACCGGGCGTTTCCAATCTTCTTACAATTTATTCAATCCTCGGCAATACGACGATTCAAGAGCTTGAAGCTAAGTACGAAGGGAAAGGCTACGGCGAGTTTAAAGGGGATTTGGCAGAAGTCGTGGTTAACGCATTAAAACCGATTCAGGATCGCTATCATGAACTGATTGAATCTGATGAATTAGACCGTATTCTTGATGAAGGCGCGGAACGTGCGAACCAGACAGCGAACAAAATGCTGAAAAAAATGGAGAACGCCATGGGTCTTGGCCGAAAAAGACGCTAA
- the appC gene encoding oligopeptide ABC transporter permease AppC produces the protein MSELQTTPSPEIRLKENISKKPETMTKIFWEKFSKNKLAILGAVILFIIIMSAVFAPLIAPYPQEQQSLLDKYKAPGLEHLMGTDKFGRDIFSRILYGARVSLLVGFASVVGSILIGTVLGALAGYFRGIVDAVIMRLVDIVLSIPDIFLLITLVTIFKPGVDKLILIFCLTGWTTTARLVRGEFLSLRSREYVLAAKTIGTKTHKIIFSHILPNALGPIIVSATLKVGSVILAESALSYLGFGIQPPIASWGNMLQDAQNFTVMIQAWWYPLFPGLFILMTVLCFNFVGDGLRDALDPKNIK, from the coding sequence ATGTCAGAGCTGCAAACAACTCCCTCGCCGGAGATCAGGCTGAAAGAAAATATTTCGAAAAAACCAGAGACGATGACCAAGATTTTCTGGGAAAAATTCTCGAAAAACAAACTGGCCATTCTAGGTGCCGTCATTCTGTTTATCATTATTATGTCGGCTGTTTTCGCTCCTTTAATTGCGCCTTATCCCCAAGAGCAGCAAAGCCTGCTTGATAAATATAAGGCGCCGGGCCTTGAACATCTGATGGGAACAGATAAATTCGGCCGAGATATTTTCAGCCGAATCTTGTATGGGGCGCGTGTCTCTTTATTGGTTGGTTTTGCGTCAGTAGTCGGTTCGATTTTGATCGGAACGGTTTTAGGGGCGTTAGCGGGATATTTCAGAGGAATAGTCGATGCTGTCATTATGCGTCTGGTCGACATTGTATTATCCATTCCTGATATCTTCTTGCTGATCACGCTAGTTACCATCTTCAAGCCCGGTGTGGACAAACTGATTTTAATTTTCTGTCTCACCGGCTGGACAACAACGGCACGATTGGTAAGAGGAGAGTTTCTATCGCTTCGTTCAAGGGAATACGTTCTGGCTGCTAAAACAATCGGAACGAAGACGCACAAAATTATCTTTTCACATATTCTCCCCAATGCGTTAGGACCGATTATTGTGTCAGCAACATTAAAGGTAGGTTCAGTTATTCTCGCTGAGTCAGCGCTGAGCTACTTAGGCTTCGGGATTCAGCCGCCAATCGCAAGCTGGGGAAATATGCTTCAAGACGCACAAAATTTCACAGTGATGATTCAGGCATGGTGGTACCCATTATTTCCCGGGCTATTTATTTTAATGACCGTTTTATGCTTCAACTTTGTCGGTGATGGCCTGCGAGATGCATTGGATCCAAAAAATATTAAATAA
- the oppA gene encoding oligopeptide ABC transporter substrate-binding protein OppA, with the protein MKKRWSIVTLMLIFTLVLSACGFGGSGSNGEGKKDSKGKTTLNINIKTEPFSLHPGLANDSVSGGVIRQTFEGLTRINAEGEPEEGMASKIETSKDGKTYTFTIRDGVKWSNGDPVTAQDFEYAWKWALNPNNESQYAYQLYYIKGAEAANTGKGSLDDVAVKAVNDKTLKVELNNPTPYFTELTAFYTYMPINKKIAEKNDKWNTNAGENYVSNGPFKMTAWKHSGSITLEKNDQYWEQDKVKLKKIKMVMINNNNTELKKFQAGELDWAGLPLGQLPTESLPTLKKDGSLHVEPMAGVYWYKFNTEAKPLDNVNIRKALSYAINRQSIVKNITQGEQIPAMAAVPPTMKGFEDNKEGYFKDNDVKTAKEYLEKGLKEMGLSKASDLPKIKLSYNTDDAHAKIAQAVQEMWKKDLGVNVELDNSEWNVYIDKLHTQDYQIGRMGWLGDFNDPINFLELFRDKDGGNNDTGWENPEFKKLLNQSQTETDPTKRAELLKKAEGIFIDEMPVAPVYFYTIPWVQDENLKGTILTGTGEIYFRNAYFQ; encoded by the coding sequence ATGAAAAAACGTTGGTCGATTGTCACGTTGATGCTCATTTTCACTCTCGTGCTGAGCGCTTGCGGCTTTGGCGGCAGCGGATCAAACGGTGAAGGAAAAAAGGACAGTAAAGGAAAGACGACACTTAACATTAATATTAAAACTGAGCCGTTCTCCTTACATCCGGGATTGGCAAATGATTCAGTATCAGGCGGTGTCATCCGTCAGACTTTTGAAGGATTGACACGCATCAATGCAGAAGGAGAGCCTGAAGAAGGCATGGCTTCTAAAATTGAAACGAGCAAAGATGGAAAGACATATACGTTCACTATTCGTGATGGCGTGAAATGGTCTAATGGTGACCCTGTAACAGCACAAGATTTTGAATATGCTTGGAAATGGGCGCTTAATCCTAATAACGAATCACAATATGCTTACCAGCTTTACTACATAAAAGGTGCTGAAGCGGCGAATACCGGCAAAGGCAGTCTTGATGATGTGGCAGTAAAAGCTGTAAATGACAAAACGCTGAAGGTTGAATTAAATAACCCAACTCCATATTTCACTGAATTAACGGCGTTCTATACGTATATGCCGATCAACAAGAAAATTGCAGAGAAAAATGATAAGTGGAACACAAATGCCGGAGAAAATTATGTTTCAAACGGGCCGTTCAAAATGACGGCATGGAAACACAGCGGATCTATTACTCTTGAGAAAAATGACCAGTATTGGGAACAAGACAAAGTCAAACTGAAGAAAATTAAAATGGTTATGATCAACAATAACAATACAGAACTGAAAAAATTCCAAGCTGGTGAACTTGATTGGGCTGGTTTGCCGCTCGGACAGCTTCCGACTGAATCGCTCCCTACTTTGAAAAAAGATGGTTCTTTACATGTTGAGCCGATGGCAGGTGTGTATTGGTACAAATTCAATACTGAAGCGAAGCCGTTAGACAACGTCAATATCCGTAAAGCATTATCTTATGCGATTAACCGCCAATCAATTGTTAAAAACATTACACAAGGTGAACAAATCCCGGCAATGGCTGCGGTGCCGCCGACAATGAAGGGGTTTGAAGATAACAAAGAAGGCTACTTCAAAGACAACGATGTCAAAACGGCAAAAGAATACCTTGAAAAAGGCCTGAAAGAAATGGGCTTAAGCAAGGCATCTGACCTGCCGAAAATCAAATTGTCTTATAACACTGATGACGCGCATGCGAAAATCGCTCAAGCCGTACAAGAAATGTGGAAGAAAGATTTAGGCGTGAATGTTGAGCTTGATAACTCAGAATGGAATGTATATATTGATAAGCTTCATACCCAAGATTATCAAATCGGCCGTATGGGCTGGCTCGGCGACTTCAATGATCCTATTAACTTCCTTGAATTGTTCCGTGACAAAGACGGAGGCAATAACGATACTGGCTGGGAAAATCCAGAATTCAAAAAGCTTCTGAATCAGTCACAAACTGAAACAGATCCAACAAAACGTGCAGAGCTGCTGAAAAAAGCAGAAGGTATTTTCATTGATGAAATGCCGGTTGCGCCAGTTTATTTTTATACGATTCCTTGGGTGCAAGACGAAAATCTGAAAGGAACCATCCTTACTGGAACCGGAGAAATTTATTTCAGAAACGCGTACTTTCAATAA